A genomic region of Venturia canescens isolate UGA chromosome 7, ASM1945775v1, whole genome shotgun sequence contains the following coding sequences:
- the LOC122413305 gene encoding uncharacterized protein isoform X2, producing the protein MSEQFDKYHFYAGVIKRLLLFTGLLPTRKPSTLYRLVTFVHGSVSFLVCSAILNFCYQHITHLHLFLKGLSWALSFLTGLQKMSCFLLYRGRLVELHAELAMTFELDLYDVELRPILLSSLQSFYLPSLSLSTMTGAVIALQLITPILLIIIQLAHGSDVLKLILPFPASYPWRPSANTWLYLSHYTIEIYAGVCLYLFTSLIDALFGYYIFQITGQLRALAHRIRNFNCSDNYRKVISECIKRHYILTKCQKHLGRIYGPIVLWMLVANALVMCALMYQATQKDMFRESIYASDWPGSGEKRLMTDVLIMMSYKPLVLKACSLSNISIDMFVAVSNTAISYFFLLRTLEDKDNDS; encoded by the exons ATGTCGGAGCAATTTGACAAGTATCATTTCTACGCCGGTGTCATAAAACGACTATTACTCTTCACAGGACTGTTGCCAACCAGGAAGCCGAGTACGCTTTATCGACTAGTCACCTTCGTCCACGGTTCGGTTTCGTTCCTCGTCTGTAGTGCTATCCTAAATTTTTGCTATCAACACATCACCCATCTCCATCTCTTCTTGAAAGGACTCAGTTGGGCTCTGAGTTTTTTAACTGGTTTACAAAAA ATGTCTTGTTTTTTGCTTTACCGAGGCCGTCTGGTCGAGCTTCATGCCGAGCTCGCGATGACATTCGAATTGGATTTGTACGACGTTGAGCTGCGTCCGATTCTGTTATCGTCTCTGCAATCGTTCTATTTGCCTTCGTTGTCTCTGTCAACGATGACGGGTGCGGTGATAGCCTTGCAATTGATTACGCCAATACTCTTGATAATAATTCAACTGGCTCATGGATCGGATGTACTCAAGCTCATCCTACCATTTCCGGCCTCTTATCCCTGGCGGCCAAGCGCCAATACCTGGCTCTACTTGAGTCACTACACCATCGAAATTTACGCGGGAGTGTGCCTCTACCTTTTCACCTCGTTGATCGACGCGCTTTTTGGTTATTACATTTTCCAAATTACTGGACAACTCCGCGCGTTGGCGCATCGCATAAGGAATTTCAACTGTAGTGACAATTATCGGAAAGTCATTAGCGAGTGCATCAAAAGACATTACATTCTTACGAAATGTCAAAAACATCTCGGACGAATATATGGACCCATAGTCCTCTGGATGCTCGTCGCTAATGCGTTAGTCATGTGCGCTCTCATGTATCAAGCTACTCAG AAGGACATGTTTCGGGAATCGATATACGCGAGCGATTGGCCAGGTTCTGGAGAAAAGCGTCTTATGACCGATGTCCTAATCATGATGTCGTATAAGCCGCTCGTACTCAAGGCATGCTCTCTGTCAAACATATCCATCGACATGTTCGTTGCT GTTTCCAACACTGCTATCTCGTACTTCTTTCTTCTACGGACGTTGGAGGACAAGGACAACGATTCATAG
- the P5CDh1 gene encoding delta-1-pyrroline-5-carboxylate dehydrogenase, mitochondrial — translation MLSFCRQAFLVNSQKIGARCLGSIVPLSKPPDIPLENEPVLSYKKGSKERADLQKVLDKMSNECEEVPLVIGGEEICTGDVKYQVMPHDHKAKVAKYHWASPKLIKKAIDVATKAQRDWEKVPIEKRLEIWLRAADLMANKYRQHLNAATMLGQSKTVIQAEIDSAAELVDFFKIHSYFVKEALKYQPISPNSKETLNSMRYRGMDGFVAAVSPFNFTAIGGNLSYTPALMGNGVLWKPSDTAILSNWWIFKICREAGVPPGVVNFVPAHGPDFGDTITASPYLSGINFTGSVPTFNRLWSQVGKNINNYKNYPKLIGECGGKNFHFVHPSADPDSVIVSTIKSAFEFNGQKCSACSRMYCPESLWPQIKEGLLKIRDQLKIGDVKDFTVFTGAVIDAVAFKRITGYIEHAKKSSNLEIIGGGGYDDSCGYFIEPTIVQSKDPVDKIMTEEIFGPVLTIYVYKDSKLNDTMKLVESSTPYALTGAIFAQDLNWAKIALEEFKYTAGNFYVNDKSTGSVVGQQPFGGSRMSGTNDKAGGPHYALRWASPQSIKETFVPIQGWKYEYMSS, via the exons ATGTTGAGTTTTTGTCGACAGGCCTTTCTCGTCAACAGTCAAAA aATCGGAGCAAGATGCTTGGGGAGCATCGTACCACTTTCGAAGCCCCCGGACATCCCGTTGGAAAACGAGCCAGTTTTGTCGTACAAAAAAGGGAGCAAGGAACGGGCTGACCTCCAAAAAGTTTTGGACAAAATGTCAAACGAGTGTGAAGAAGTGCCTTTAGTTATTGGAGGCGAGGAGATCTGTACCGGAGACGTCAAGTATCAAGTCATG CCCCACGACCACAAAGCTAAAGTGGCAAAATATCATTGGGCATCGCCAAAGCTTATAAAAAAGGCAATCGACGTTGCGACCAAGGCTCAACGAGATTGGGAAAAGGTTCCAATTGAGAAACGTTTGGAAATATGGCTCAGGGCTGCGGATCTCATGGCTAACAAATATCGACAACATCTTAATGCAGCAACGATGCTGGGACAAAGTAAAACTGTAATACAGGCTGAAATCGACAGTGCAGCCGAACTCGTCGATTTCTTCAAGATTCACTCGTATTTTGTCAAAGAGGCGCTCAAATACCAACCCATTTCACCAAACTCAAAAGAAACACTCAATTCCATGAGGTATCGTGGCATGGACGGTTTCGTTGCTGCCGTCTCACCTTTCAACTTTACCGCAATCGGCGGTAATCTCAGTTATACACCAGCCCTGATG GGTAACGGAGTCCTATGGAAACCTTCGGACACCGCGATACTTTCAAACTGGTGGATATTCAAGATTTGTCGAGAGGCCGGAGTGCCACCGGGCGTGGTGAATTTTGTGCCAGCCCACGGGCCCGATTTCGGTGACACAATTACCGCCTCACCTTATTTATCTGGTATTAATTTTACTGGCTCAGTACCAACCTTCAACCGCCTCTGGAGTcaagttggaaaaaatatcaacaacTACAAGAATTATCCAAAATTGATCGGCGAGTGCGGTGGCAAGAACTTTCACTTTGTCCATCCGAGTGCCGATCCCGATAGCGTCATTGTTAGTACAATAAAAAGTGCATTCGAATTCAATGGACAAAAGTGTTCTGCCTGCAGTAGAATGTATTGTCCAGAATCTTTGTGGCCTCAG ATCAAAGAAGGCCTGTTGAAGATTCGGGATCAACTAAAGATTGGTGACGTCAAAGACTTTACGGTTTTCACGGGAGCGGTGATCGATGCTGTGGCTTTCAAAAGGATTACTGGTTACATTGAGCATGCAAAGAAATCATCCAATCTCGAAATCATCGGCGGTGGTGGCTACGATGATTC TTGTGGCTACTTCATCGAACCGACGATCGTCCAGAGTAAAGATCCGGTAGACAAAATCATGACGGAGGAAATCTTTGGACCTGTATTGACGATTTATGTTTACAAAGATTCGAAGTTAAACGACACGATGAAGCTAGTTGAGAGTTCGACACCTTACGCCCTCACTGGAGCTATATTCGCTCAGGATTT GAATTGGGCAAAAATTGCTCTGGAAGAGTTCAAATACACCGCAGGCAATTTTTACGTaaacgataagtctactggtTCGGTTGTTGGGCAGCAACCGTTTGGTGGAAGTAGAATGTCGGGCACAAACGATAAAGCCGGTGGTCCTCATTATGCTCTGCGTTGGGCATCGCCACAATCGATAAAAGAAACGTTCGTACCCATACAGGGTTGGAAATATGAGTACATGAGTTCCTGA
- the LOC122413304 gene encoding uncharacterized protein yields MLEQFDKYHLYAGVIKRLLLVSGLLPSRKPSTLYRLVTFVHGSASFYVCCAILNFCYQHIDQLHLFLKGLSWALSFLTGLLKMSCFLLYRGRLVELHAELARTFELDLYDVELRPILLSSLQSFYSPSLTLSMVTGTVIGRQLITPILLIIIQLAHGVDVLQLIQPFPTSYPWRPSANTWLYLSHYTIESYAGMCLYLFTSLIDALFGYYIFQIVGQLRTLAQRIRNFNCSDNYRRVISECIKRHYILMKCQKHLEQIYGPIVLWMLVTNAMVMCALIYQVAHASPKKAAFIALYIVLKSVQTLAYGWFGTFLENENNMFREAIYASGWPGSGEKCLMTDVLIMMTYKPFVLRACSLSNISIDMFVTVSNTAISYYFMLRTLEEQNGNS; encoded by the exons ATGTTGGAGCAATTTGACAAGTATCATTTGTACGCCGGTGTCATAAAACGACTATTACTCGTCTCAGGACTGTTGCCGAGCAGGAAGCCGAGTACGCTTTATCGACTAGTCACCTTCGTCCACGGTTCGGCTTCGTTCTACGTCTGTTGTGCTATCCTAAATTTTTGCTATCAACACATCGACCAACTCCATCTCTTCTTGAAAGGACTCAGTTGGGCTCTGAGTTTTTTAACTGGTTTACTAAAA ATGTCTTGTTTTTTGCTTTACCGAGGCCGTCTGGTCGAGCTTCATGCCGAGCTCGCGAGGACATTCGAATTAGATTTGTACGACGTTGAGCTGCGTCCGATTCTGTTATCGTCTCTGCAATCGTTCTATTCGCCTTCGTTGACCCTGTCAATGGTGACGGGTACGGTGATAGGCCGGCAATTGATTACGCCAATACTCTTGATAATAATTCAACTGGCTCATGGAGTGGACGTGCTCCAGCTCATCCAACCATTTCCGACCTCTTATCCTTGGCGGCCAAGCGCCAATACCTGGCTCTACTTGAGTCACTACACCATCGAATCTTACGCGGGAATGTGCCTCTACCTTTTCACCTCGTTGATCGACGCGCTTTTTGGTTATTACATTTTCCAAATTGTTGGACAACTCCGCACGTTGGCGCAACGCATAAGGAATTTCAACTGTAGTGACAATTATCGCAGAGTCATTAGCGAGTGCATCAAAAGACATTACATTCTTATGAAATGTCAAAAACATCTCGAACAAATATATGGACCCATAGTCCTCTGGATGCTCGTCACTAATGCGATGGTCATGTGCGCCCTCATCTATCAAGTTGCTCAC GCTAGTCCGAAAAAAGCTGCGTTTATCGCACTGTATATAGTCCTCAAATCTGTACAAACCTTGGCCTACGGATGGTTCGGAACATTTCTAGAAAACGAG AATAACATGTTCCGGGAAGCGATATACGCGAGTGGTTGGCCAGGCTCCGGAGAAAAGTGTTTGATGACCGATGTGCTCATTATGATGACGTATAAGCCGTTCGTTCTCAGGGCGTGTTCACTCTCAAACATTTCCATCGACATGTTTGTTACT GTTTCGAATACCGCTATCTCGTATTACTTCATGTTACGGACGCTGGAGGAGCAGAACGGAAATTCTTGA
- the LOC122413307 gene encoding uncharacterized protein: MSSQFDKYHVYGGTIKRLVRFTGFWPNPNPSFLYRLLPVVHGLAALLMCSATLNFCHQHNSNLHLFLKGLGLALSFLTIIQKMSCLTFYRERLMKLHTDLAISFDLDMNDTQLRPILLSPLQSFYSPSLILSMVTYTTIGMYWITPILLIVIQLAHGVDHVKYLTPFPTAYPWRIDANTWLYLSMYAFEIYGGIVASFTSSFDALFGYYVFQITGQLRTLSYRITNLKSNENYRKVISECISRHQVLTKCQDYLEQVYGPIVIWMLVSNAMVMCTLIYQAAHVSPEIALIIVFYMVLKSVQTLTYGWFGSFLESEKNKFREAIYGSDWAGSGEKRLMTDVLIMMTYKPFVLKACCLSNISIDMFIPVCNTAVSYYLLLQTLEETSHKR, translated from the exons ATGTCGAGTCAATTTGACAAGTATCATGTTTACGGCGGTACGATAAAACGGCTGGTGCGCTTTACGGGATTTTGGCCGAATCCGAATCCGAGTTTCCTCTATCGGTTGCTCCCCGTTGTTCACGGTTTAGCTGCGCTTCTCATGTGTTCGGCGACACTTAATTTTTGTCATCAACACAATTCGAATCTTCACCTCTTTTTAAAAGGACTCGGTTTGGCTCTGAGTTTCCTCACGATCATACAAAAA ATGTCTTGTTTGACGTTTTACCGAGAACGTCTGATGAAACTTCATACCGATCTCGCAATCTCATTTGATTTGGATATGAATGACACTCAACTGCGTCCGATTCTACTGTCACCTCTGCAATCGTTTTATTCGCCATCATTGATACTGTCGATGGTGACGTACACGACGATCGGGATGTATTGGATTACGCCGATTCTATTGATAGTGATCCAGCTGGCGCATGGGGTCGATCACGTTAAATACCTTACACCATTTCCGACCGCGTATCCTTGGCGCATCGATGCCAATACCTGGCTGTATTTGAGCATGTACGCGTTCGAAATTTATGGTGGAATAGTTGCCTCATTCACCTCTTCGTTCGATGCCCTTTTTGGTTATTATGTATTTCAAATTACCGGACAACTTCGCACGTTGTCCTATCGCATTACGAATTTAAAATCGAACGAAAACTATCGCAAAGTGATAAGCGAGTGTATCAGCAGGCATCAGGTTTTAACGAAATGTCAAGATTATCTCGAACAAGTTTATGGACCCATTGTCATCTGGATGTTAGTGAGCAATGCGATGGTCATGTGCACCCTCATTTATCAAGCTGCACAC GTGAGCCCGGAGATAGCCCTTATTATCGTGTTCTACATGGTCTTGAAATCTGTGCAAACGTTGACTTATGGATGGTTCGGATCGTTTTTAGAATCCGAG AAAAACAAGTTCCGGGAAGCTATATACGGGAGTGACTGGGCAGGTTCTGGCGAAAAGCGACTCATGACCGACGTGCTCATTATGATGACGTACAAACCGTTCGTCCTCAAGGCCTGCTGTCTGTCAAATATATCGATCGATATGTTTATTCCT GTTTGCAATACTGCCGTTTCGTATTACTTGCTGTTACAAACGCTAGAGGAAACCAGCCACAAACGATGA
- the LOC122413303 gene encoding odorant receptor 4-like: protein MSEQFDKYHLYAGVIKRLLLFTGLLPTRKPSTLYRLVTFVHGSALFLVCCAILNFCYQHIAHLHLFLKGLSWALSFLTSLQKMSCFLLYRGHLVELHAELAMTFELDLYDVELRPILLSSLQSFYLPSLSLSTMTGVVVGLQLITPILLIIIQVAHGADVLKLIQPFPSSYPWQPSANTWLYLSHYTFEIYAGVSLYIFTSLIDGLFGYYIFQITGQLRTLAHRIRNFNCSDNYRKVISECIKRHYILTKCQKHLEQIYVPMVLWMLVANALVMCALMYQATQVPPSKMALIVGYVIMKSMQTLVYGWFGTSLEIENDMFRESIYASDWPGSGEKRLMTDVLIMMSYKPLVLKACSLSNISIDMFVAVSNTAISYFFLLRTLEDKDNDS, encoded by the exons ATGTCGGAGCAATTTGACAAGTATCATTTGTACGCCGGTGTCATAAAACGACTATTACTCTTCACAGGACTGTTGCCAACCAGGAAGCCGAGTACGCTTTATCGACTGGTCACCTTCGTCCACGGTTCGGCTTTGTTCCTAGTCTGTTGTGCTATCCTCAATTTTTGCTATCAACACATTGCCCATCTCCATCTCTTCTTGAAAGGACTCAGTTGGGCTCTGAGTTTTTTAACTAGTTTACAAAAA ATGTCTTGTTTTTTGCTTTACCGAGGCCATCTGGTCGAGCTTCATGCCGAGCTCGCGATGACATTCGAATTGGATTTGTACGACGTTGAGCTGCGTCCGATTCTGTTATCGTCTCTGCAATCGTTCTATTTGCCTTCGTTGTCCCTGTCAACGATGACGGGTGTGGTGGTAGGCTTGCAATTGATTACGCCAATACTCTTGATAATAATTCAAGTGGCTCATGGAGCGGACGTGCTCAAGCTCATCCAACCATTTCCGTCCTCGTATCCCTGGCAGCCAAGCGCCAATACCTGGCTCTACTTGAGTCACTACACCTTCGAAATCTACGCGGGAGTGTCCCTCTACATTTTCACCTCGTTGATCGACGGGCTTTTTGgttattacatttttcaaattactgGACAACTCCGCACGTTGGCGCATCGCATAAGGAATTTCAACTGTAGTGACAATTATCGGAAAGTCATTAGCGAGTGCATAAAAAGACATTACATTCTTACGAAATGTCAAAAACATCTCGAACAAATATATGTACCCATGGTCCTCTGGATGCTCGTCGCTAATGCGTTAGTCATGTGCGCTCTCATGTATCAAGCTACTCAG GTGCCTCCATCCAAGATGGCGCTGATCGTGGGTTACGTGATTATGAAATCAATGCAAACTTTGGTTTATGGATGGTTTGGAACATCTTTAGAAATCGAG AACGACATGTTTCGAGAATCGATATACGCGAGCGATTGGCCAGGTTCTGGAGAAAAACGTCTTATGACCGATGTCCTAATCATGATGTCGTATAAGCCGCTCGTACTCAAGGCATGCTCTCTGTCAAACATATCCATCGACATGTTCGTTGCT GTTTCCAACACTGCTATCTCGTACTTCTTTCTTCTACGGACGTTGGAGGACAAGGACAACGATTCTTAG
- the LOC122413305 gene encoding odorant receptor 4-like isoform X1 produces the protein MSEQFDKYHFYAGVIKRLLLFTGLLPTRKPSTLYRLVTFVHGSVSFLVCSAILNFCYQHITHLHLFLKGLSWALSFLTGLQKMSCFLLYRGRLVELHAELAMTFELDLYDVELRPILLSSLQSFYLPSLSLSTMTGAVIALQLITPILLIIIQLAHGSDVLKLILPFPASYPWRPSANTWLYLSHYTIEIYAGVCLYLFTSLIDALFGYYIFQITGQLRALAHRIRNFNCSDNYRKVISECIKRHYILTKCQKHLGRIYGPIVLWMLVANALVMCALMYQATQVPPSKMAVIVVYVIMKSMQTLVYGWFGTSLEIEKDMFRESIYASDWPGSGEKRLMTDVLIMMSYKPLVLKACSLSNISIDMFVAVSNTAISYFFLLRTLEDKDNDS, from the exons ATGTCGGAGCAATTTGACAAGTATCATTTCTACGCCGGTGTCATAAAACGACTATTACTCTTCACAGGACTGTTGCCAACCAGGAAGCCGAGTACGCTTTATCGACTAGTCACCTTCGTCCACGGTTCGGTTTCGTTCCTCGTCTGTAGTGCTATCCTAAATTTTTGCTATCAACACATCACCCATCTCCATCTCTTCTTGAAAGGACTCAGTTGGGCTCTGAGTTTTTTAACTGGTTTACAAAAA ATGTCTTGTTTTTTGCTTTACCGAGGCCGTCTGGTCGAGCTTCATGCCGAGCTCGCGATGACATTCGAATTGGATTTGTACGACGTTGAGCTGCGTCCGATTCTGTTATCGTCTCTGCAATCGTTCTATTTGCCTTCGTTGTCTCTGTCAACGATGACGGGTGCGGTGATAGCCTTGCAATTGATTACGCCAATACTCTTGATAATAATTCAACTGGCTCATGGATCGGATGTACTCAAGCTCATCCTACCATTTCCGGCCTCTTATCCCTGGCGGCCAAGCGCCAATACCTGGCTCTACTTGAGTCACTACACCATCGAAATTTACGCGGGAGTGTGCCTCTACCTTTTCACCTCGTTGATCGACGCGCTTTTTGGTTATTACATTTTCCAAATTACTGGACAACTCCGCGCGTTGGCGCATCGCATAAGGAATTTCAACTGTAGTGACAATTATCGGAAAGTCATTAGCGAGTGCATCAAAAGACATTACATTCTTACGAAATGTCAAAAACATCTCGGACGAATATATGGACCCATAGTCCTCTGGATGCTCGTCGCTAATGCGTTAGTCATGTGCGCTCTCATGTATCAAGCTACTCAG GTGCCTCCATCCAAGATGGCGGTGATCGTGGTTTACGTGATTATGAAATCAATGCAAACTTTGGTTTATGGATGGTTTGGAACATCTTTAGAAATCGAG AAGGACATGTTTCGGGAATCGATATACGCGAGCGATTGGCCAGGTTCTGGAGAAAAGCGTCTTATGACCGATGTCCTAATCATGATGTCGTATAAGCCGCTCGTACTCAAGGCATGCTCTCTGTCAAACATATCCATCGACATGTTCGTTGCT GTTTCCAACACTGCTATCTCGTACTTCTTTCTTCTACGGACGTTGGAGGACAAGGACAACGATTCATAG
- the LOC122413319 gene encoding odorant receptor 13a-like: MRDQWKTYRLYANTIKRLLLFTGLWPSRRPSTFYRLVTVVHGFASFLTCCALLNFAYQHIETLPLFFKGFGSALSFLTILQKMICLTFYRRRLVKLHDDLATTFDLDLNDIELRPVLLSPLLSFYEPSLTLSTVTYMTIAVHWVTPILFLGIQIAHGVQVLKFILPYPTAYPWQANANMWLYLSHYAFEIYAGICVVTFTSLIDALFGFYIFQICGQLRTLSCRLRNFKSTANYRQVLRECIDRHQILTRCQNHLERIYGPIVLWMLVTNAMLMCALIYQATHVSPTKAAVAVTYIVMKSVQTLTYGWFGSLLEHENGMFREAIYASDWPGSGEKRLMTDVLIMMTYKPFVLKACSLSNISIDMFVTVCNTAISYYLLLKTLEEPSHNR, encoded by the exons ATGCGGGATCAATGGAAGACGTATCGTTTGTACGCTAATACCATAAAACGACTGCTGCTCTTCACAGGGTTGTGGCCAAGCAGGAGACCGAGTACGTTTTATCGACTGGTCACCGTTGTTCATGGTTTTGCTTCATTTCTGACGTGCTGTGCTTTACTCAATTTTGCCTATCAACATATCGAAACTCTCCCTCTTTTCTTCAAAGGATTTGGTTCGGCTCTGAGTTTCCTAACGATCCTACAAAAA ATGATTTGTTTGACGTTTTATCGACGGCGTCTGGTGAAACTGCACGACGATCTCGCAACGACGTTTGATTTGGATCTGAACGATATTGAACTGCGGCCCGTTCTGCTGTCACCTCTCCTGTCGTTCTACGAACCCTCCTTGACACTTTCGACAGTAACATACATGACGATCGCGGTGCACTGGGTAACACCGATTCTCTTCCTGGGCATTCAGATTGCCCACGGAGTTCAAGTCCTCAAATTTATCCTGCCATATCCGACCGCGTATCCCTGGCAAGCGAATGCCAATATGTGGCTCTACTTGAGCCACTACGCGTTTGAAATCTACGCCGGTATATGCGTCGTCACTTTCACATCGTTGATCGACGCCcttttcggtttttatatCTTTCAAATCTGTGGACAACTCCGTACGTTGTCCTGTCGTCTACGGAATTTTAAATCAACTGCGAATTATCGACAAGTTCTACGCGAGTGTATCGACAGACATCAAATTTTAACGAGATGCCAAAATCATCTGGAACGTATTTATGGGCCGATAGTCCTCTGGATGCTGGTGACCAACGCGATGCTCATGTGCGCTCTCATTTATCAAGCTACCCAC GTCAGTCCGACAAAAGCTGCGGTCGCCGTGACTTACATAGTCATGAAATCTGTGCAAACATTAACTTATGGATGGTTCGGATCACTGTTGGAACACGAA AACGGAATGTTTCGGGAAGCGATATACGCGAGTGATTGGCCAGGTTCCGGTGAAAAGCGACTCATGACCGATGTGCTCATTATGATGACGTATAAACCGTTCGTTCTCAAGGCATGCTCCCTGTCGAACATATCCATCGATATGTTTGTTACT GTTTGCAATACTGCCATTTCGTATTACTTGCTGTTAAAAACGCTCGAGGAACCCAGCCACAACCGATGA